From a single Hippoglossus stenolepis isolate QCI-W04-F060 chromosome 2, HSTE1.2, whole genome shotgun sequence genomic region:
- the rbm20 gene encoding RNA-binding protein 20 isoform X2 — protein sequence MSQPLFNQLRTSAMVGNQQGAFPTGVLGFPSSNSALGALVAGGFHQNPESVRLNHPGGGGTVGQQGVEYGKKTGSAYPSDTDRRLQYNQVGGTSAASATAGDGQFTVINTQAKNMNNVGFQSDFYRQDMQGQQAVDQNMHVYNSTGHKEQWKSPAGFNHTGKGDMVSNAANVWTSAGQPIRSRTELYNPEEPTSDPKFNHTSGVSSLALSGMQGFGGYQTLHGNEETLSSGTRKLQPYQVNDYHAVTPTQLPHQCSICDKKVYNLKDWDQHVKGKLHLQNRTLYSNECSTVVSAGAVHYSAGRPSDGALNPGGTNSMVYSASSQDVSSGASASYLPAAAMKTYPMSDSGFASHQPESKPFPPRKETVGRVVHICNLPEGSCTENDVINLGLPFGKVTNYILMRSTHQAFLEMAYIEAAQAMVQYYQLTPATISDQKLLIRMSKRYKELQLKKPGKDVQTIIHDITSQRERDEMQELEQYMPERPRSRSPITRSLSPHSHSPSFTSCSSAPSPQAAAGRGPERSSNGLGPCRGSWEWSSHIRRSEDERERDDPWRNGGSVDDDRPNGRAADRRKAYQKPMDHMSSRSADERGGGGGGEGMRGNRDWHPRGSPQGGSFNSYRNMEDDFYMKEQAYKSDKPPRPPYQRHDTKSKRRDCGDYHSRSRHNEFEMSEEPLCRTPEEKRHSSPGRSHSKKTSRRHTAEKHERENTSENTDRQLKEKSVSPQQSSKPKEAAVESNKDKDTEKERESGADTDEECWYPKNMEELVTVDEVGGEDDSIIEPDLPELEEDASCPKETAQEDAVMQHTSQPAPTPSLEVQETNKNQEKSCVDAGDQAETPVTEKLERVLAEVSPEEEKLSQVAPELPVTNLSDFPSEEFKAALEVTHLEDKVTNSEPLEEPMENHVTVLEDRKTQEVEEVMETITNGAQLKDGILKKEIEACSPTPEQDKAVSEHSIPLGVEFIVPRTGFYCKLCGLFYTSEENAKTSHCRSTVHYRNLQKYLSQLAVESLSDALSGPTAAK from the exons ATGTCCCAACCGCTTTTCAATCAGCTACGGACTTCAGCTATGGTTGGGAATCAGCAGGGTGCCTTCCCCACAGGGGTGCTAGGTTTCCCCTCTTCAAATTCAGCCTTGGGGGCCTTGGTGGCTGGGGGGTTCCACCAAAATCCAGAGAGTGTGAGACTGAACCAtcctggtgggggggggacagtgGGCCAGCAGGGTGTGGAGTACGGTAAAAAGACAGGGTCAGCTTACCCATCTGATACTGACAGGCGTCTTCAGTATAACCAAGTTGGAGGGACGTCTGCAGCATCAGCCACTGCTGGTGATGGACAGTTCACAGTGATTAACACTCAGGctaaaaacatgaacaatgtAGGTTTTCAGAGCGATTTCTATAGGCAGGATATGCAGGGACAACAAGCTGTTGATCAGAACATGCATGTTTATAACTCCACTGGGCATAAGGAGCAATGGAAAAGCCCTGCTGGCTTCAATCACACTGGAAAGGGGGATATGGTTTCCAATGCCGCCAACGTGTGGACATCAGCCGGGCAGCCGATTCGCTCCCGAACTGAACTGTACAACCCAGAGGAGCCAACCTCTGACCCCAAGTTCAATCACACTAGTGGGGTTTCCTCTCTGGCTTTAAGTGGCATGCAGGGATTTGGGGGCTACCAGACCCTGCACGGAAACGAGGAAACCTTGTCCTCAGGTACCAGGAAACTTCAACCTTATCAGGTCAATGACTACCACGCAGTCACGCCCACTCAACTGCCACATCAGTGTAGCATCTGTGACAAGAAGGTCTACAACCTTAAG GACTGGGACCAGCACGTGAAGGGAAAACTACACCTGCAGAATCGAACATTGTACTCAAATGAATG CTCCACCGTGGTATCAGCTGGAGCTGTTCACTACAGTGCCGGCAGGCCTTCTGATGGAGCTCTGAACCCCGGAGGGACGAACTCCATGGTCTACTCTGCCTCAAGTCAAG ATGTATCCTCAGGAGCCAGTGCATCCTACTTGCCAGCTGCAGCCATGAAGACTTATCCCATGTCAGACTCAGGATTTGCCTCGCACCAGCCCGAGTCAAAG CCATTTCCACCCAGAAAAGAAACCGTAGGGCGAGTCGTTCACATCTGCAACCTCCCTGAaggcagctgcacagagaatgATGTCATCAACCTCGGGCTACCATTTGGCAAAGTCACCAACTACATCCTGATGCGCTCCACCCATCAG GCGTTTCTGGAGATGGCGTATATTGAAGCAGCTCAGGCCATGGTTCAGTACTACCAACTTACTCCAGCTACGATTAGCGATCAGAAACTTCTCATACGAATGTCAAAGAGGTACAAGGAGCTTCAGCTCAAG AAACCAGGTAAAGATGTTCAGACGATCATCCATGATATCACCTCTCAGAGGGAAAGGGATGAGATGCAAGAACTTGAGCA GTACATGCCAGAGAGACCACGCTCCCGCAGCCCTATCACCCGCTCTCTGAGTCCTCATTCCCACAGCCCCAGTTTTACATCCTGCAGCTCAGCCCCCAGccctcaggcagcagcaggcaggggTCCGGAGAGAAGCAGTAATGGCCTTGGCCCCTGCCGGGGCTCTTGGGAGTGGTCATCACACATAAGGAGGAGTGAGGACGAAAGGGAGAGGGATGACCCATGGAGGAATGGGGGAAGCGTGGATGACGATAGGCCTAATGGACGCGCGGCAGACCGTCGTAAGGCCTACCAGAAACCCATGGATCATATGAGCTCCAGATCTGCAGATgagcgaggaggaggtggcggaggTGAAGGGATGAGGGGCAACAGAGACTGGCACCCACGAGGCAGCCCTCAAGGCGGGTCCTTCAACTCTTACAGGAATATGGAGGACGACTTCTACATGAAAGAACAGGCGTACAAATCTGACAAGCCGCCCAGACCTCCGTACCAAAGGCATGACACAAAGTCAAAGAGGAGGGATTGTGGTGACTACCACAGCAGGTCGAGGCATAATGAGTTTGAGATGAGTGAGGAGCCACTTTGCCGAACACCAGAAGAAAAGAGGCATAGTTCCCCCGGCAGGAGCCACAGCAAAAAGACAAGTAGGAGGcacactgcagaaaaacacGAGAGAGAAAATACTTCTGAAAACACT GATCGCCAgttgaaagaaaaatctgtttcacCTCAGCAAAGCAGTAAACCAAAAGAGGCTGCTGTGGAATctaataaagacaaagacact gagaaggagagggaaagtGGAGCTGACACTGATGAGGAGTGTTGGTATCCTAAGAACATGGAGGAACTGGTCACTGTTGATGAAGTGGGAGGAGAAGATGATTCCATTATTGAACCAGACCTTCCTGAGTTGGAAGAAGATGCATCCTGCCCCAAAGAGACAGCACAGGAAGACGCAGTAATGCAGCACACGTCACAGCCAGCACCTACCCCTTCCTTGGAGGTGCAGGAGACgaacaagaaccaggaaaagtcTTGTGTTGATGCTGGAGACCAGGCAGAAACACCTGTTACTGAGAAGCTAGAGAGGGTTTTAGCTGAAGTCAGTCCTGAAGAAGAGAAACTCAGTCAAGTGGCTCCTGAACTGCCGGTCACTAACCTGAGTGACTTCCCCAGTGAGGAGTTCAAAGCCGCACTGGAAGTGACGCATTTAGAGGATAAAGTAACCAACAGTGAGCCTTTAGAAGAGCCAATGGAAAATCATGTTACAGTACTAGAGGACAGAAAGACTCAGGAAGTAGAAGAGGTCATGGAAACAATCACCAACGGGGCACAACTCAAGGATGGCATTCTGAAAAAAG AGATTGAGGCCTGTTCGCCGACTCCTGAGCAAGACAAAGCTGTCAGTGAACACAGCATCCCTCTAG GAGTGGAGTTCATCGTACCAAGAACGGGCTTCTACTGCAAACTGTGTGGATTGTTCTATACCAGTGAGGAGAATGCAAAGACGAGCCACTGCCGCAGCACTGTGCACTACAGGAACCTACAG AAATATCTATCCCAGCTGGCGGTGGAAAGTCTGTCGGATGCACTTTCTGGACCCACAGCTGCAAAGTGA
- the rbm20 gene encoding RNA-binding protein 20 isoform X1: protein MQQSWDRTSSTDTLKKGHTKMLGKGQSGGYPPETTGELLQSLSVVPVDPTDKKGLQVGGQFPGCVPTGPQQYNQQLLLTPASLQLAQLQAQLTLQRLKLAQGGNTATAAALLNQVLSNVAMSQPLFNQLRTSAMVGNQQGAFPTGVLGFPSSNSALGALVAGGFHQNPESVRLNHPGGGGTVGQQGVEYGKKTGSAYPSDTDRRLQYNQVGGTSAASATAGDGQFTVINTQAKNMNNVGFQSDFYRQDMQGQQAVDQNMHVYNSTGHKEQWKSPAGFNHTGKGDMVSNAANVWTSAGQPIRSRTELYNPEEPTSDPKFNHTSGVSSLALSGMQGFGGYQTLHGNEETLSSGTRKLQPYQVNDYHAVTPTQLPHQCSICDKKVYNLKDWDQHVKGKLHLQNRTLYSNECSTVVSAGAVHYSAGRPSDGALNPGGTNSMVYSASSQDVSSGASASYLPAAAMKTYPMSDSGFASHQPESKPFPPRKETVGRVVHICNLPEGSCTENDVINLGLPFGKVTNYILMRSTHQAFLEMAYIEAAQAMVQYYQLTPATISDQKLLIRMSKRYKELQLKKPGKDVQTIIHDITSQRERDEMQELEQYMPERPRSRSPITRSLSPHSHSPSFTSCSSAPSPQAAAGRGPERSSNGLGPCRGSWEWSSHIRRSEDERERDDPWRNGGSVDDDRPNGRAADRRKAYQKPMDHMSSRSADERGGGGGGEGMRGNRDWHPRGSPQGGSFNSYRNMEDDFYMKEQAYKSDKPPRPPYQRHDTKSKRRDCGDYHSRSRHNEFEMSEEPLCRTPEEKRHSSPGRSHSKKTSRRHTAEKHERENTSENTDRQLKEKSVSPQQSSKPKEAAVESNKDKDTEKERESGADTDEECWYPKNMEELVTVDEVGGEDDSIIEPDLPELEEDASCPKETAQEDAVMQHTSQPAPTPSLEVQETNKNQEKSCVDAGDQAETPVTEKLERVLAEVSPEEEKLSQVAPELPVTNLSDFPSEEFKAALEVTHLEDKVTNSEPLEEPMENHVTVLEDRKTQEVEEVMETITNGAQLKDGILKKEIEACSPTPEQDKAVSEHSIPLGVEFIVPRTGFYCKLCGLFYTSEENAKTSHCRSTVHYRNLQKYLSQLAVESLSDALSGPTAAK from the exons CCTCAGTGTGGTACCTGTGGACCCCACCGATAAGAAAGGCCTTCAGGTGGGTGGTCAATTTCCAGGCTGTGTGCCCACGGGGCCCCAGCAGTAtaaccagcagctcctcctgacTCCAGCCAGCCTCCAGCTCGCTCAGCTCCAGGCTCAGCTCACCCTCCAGCGCCTTAAACTGGCTCAGGGGGGGAATACAGCCACTGCCGCCGCTCTTCTCAATCAGGTTCTCTCCAATGTCGCCATGTCCCAACCGCTTTTCAATCAGCTACGGACTTCAGCTATGGTTGGGAATCAGCAGGGTGCCTTCCCCACAGGGGTGCTAGGTTTCCCCTCTTCAAATTCAGCCTTGGGGGCCTTGGTGGCTGGGGGGTTCCACCAAAATCCAGAGAGTGTGAGACTGAACCAtcctggtgggggggggacagtgGGCCAGCAGGGTGTGGAGTACGGTAAAAAGACAGGGTCAGCTTACCCATCTGATACTGACAGGCGTCTTCAGTATAACCAAGTTGGAGGGACGTCTGCAGCATCAGCCACTGCTGGTGATGGACAGTTCACAGTGATTAACACTCAGGctaaaaacatgaacaatgtAGGTTTTCAGAGCGATTTCTATAGGCAGGATATGCAGGGACAACAAGCTGTTGATCAGAACATGCATGTTTATAACTCCACTGGGCATAAGGAGCAATGGAAAAGCCCTGCTGGCTTCAATCACACTGGAAAGGGGGATATGGTTTCCAATGCCGCCAACGTGTGGACATCAGCCGGGCAGCCGATTCGCTCCCGAACTGAACTGTACAACCCAGAGGAGCCAACCTCTGACCCCAAGTTCAATCACACTAGTGGGGTTTCCTCTCTGGCTTTAAGTGGCATGCAGGGATTTGGGGGCTACCAGACCCTGCACGGAAACGAGGAAACCTTGTCCTCAGGTACCAGGAAACTTCAACCTTATCAGGTCAATGACTACCACGCAGTCACGCCCACTCAACTGCCACATCAGTGTAGCATCTGTGACAAGAAGGTCTACAACCTTAAG GACTGGGACCAGCACGTGAAGGGAAAACTACACCTGCAGAATCGAACATTGTACTCAAATGAATG CTCCACCGTGGTATCAGCTGGAGCTGTTCACTACAGTGCCGGCAGGCCTTCTGATGGAGCTCTGAACCCCGGAGGGACGAACTCCATGGTCTACTCTGCCTCAAGTCAAG ATGTATCCTCAGGAGCCAGTGCATCCTACTTGCCAGCTGCAGCCATGAAGACTTATCCCATGTCAGACTCAGGATTTGCCTCGCACCAGCCCGAGTCAAAG CCATTTCCACCCAGAAAAGAAACCGTAGGGCGAGTCGTTCACATCTGCAACCTCCCTGAaggcagctgcacagagaatgATGTCATCAACCTCGGGCTACCATTTGGCAAAGTCACCAACTACATCCTGATGCGCTCCACCCATCAG GCGTTTCTGGAGATGGCGTATATTGAAGCAGCTCAGGCCATGGTTCAGTACTACCAACTTACTCCAGCTACGATTAGCGATCAGAAACTTCTCATACGAATGTCAAAGAGGTACAAGGAGCTTCAGCTCAAG AAACCAGGTAAAGATGTTCAGACGATCATCCATGATATCACCTCTCAGAGGGAAAGGGATGAGATGCAAGAACTTGAGCA GTACATGCCAGAGAGACCACGCTCCCGCAGCCCTATCACCCGCTCTCTGAGTCCTCATTCCCACAGCCCCAGTTTTACATCCTGCAGCTCAGCCCCCAGccctcaggcagcagcaggcaggggTCCGGAGAGAAGCAGTAATGGCCTTGGCCCCTGCCGGGGCTCTTGGGAGTGGTCATCACACATAAGGAGGAGTGAGGACGAAAGGGAGAGGGATGACCCATGGAGGAATGGGGGAAGCGTGGATGACGATAGGCCTAATGGACGCGCGGCAGACCGTCGTAAGGCCTACCAGAAACCCATGGATCATATGAGCTCCAGATCTGCAGATgagcgaggaggaggtggcggaggTGAAGGGATGAGGGGCAACAGAGACTGGCACCCACGAGGCAGCCCTCAAGGCGGGTCCTTCAACTCTTACAGGAATATGGAGGACGACTTCTACATGAAAGAACAGGCGTACAAATCTGACAAGCCGCCCAGACCTCCGTACCAAAGGCATGACACAAAGTCAAAGAGGAGGGATTGTGGTGACTACCACAGCAGGTCGAGGCATAATGAGTTTGAGATGAGTGAGGAGCCACTTTGCCGAACACCAGAAGAAAAGAGGCATAGTTCCCCCGGCAGGAGCCACAGCAAAAAGACAAGTAGGAGGcacactgcagaaaaacacGAGAGAGAAAATACTTCTGAAAACACT GATCGCCAgttgaaagaaaaatctgtttcacCTCAGCAAAGCAGTAAACCAAAAGAGGCTGCTGTGGAATctaataaagacaaagacact gagaaggagagggaaagtGGAGCTGACACTGATGAGGAGTGTTGGTATCCTAAGAACATGGAGGAACTGGTCACTGTTGATGAAGTGGGAGGAGAAGATGATTCCATTATTGAACCAGACCTTCCTGAGTTGGAAGAAGATGCATCCTGCCCCAAAGAGACAGCACAGGAAGACGCAGTAATGCAGCACACGTCACAGCCAGCACCTACCCCTTCCTTGGAGGTGCAGGAGACgaacaagaaccaggaaaagtcTTGTGTTGATGCTGGAGACCAGGCAGAAACACCTGTTACTGAGAAGCTAGAGAGGGTTTTAGCTGAAGTCAGTCCTGAAGAAGAGAAACTCAGTCAAGTGGCTCCTGAACTGCCGGTCACTAACCTGAGTGACTTCCCCAGTGAGGAGTTCAAAGCCGCACTGGAAGTGACGCATTTAGAGGATAAAGTAACCAACAGTGAGCCTTTAGAAGAGCCAATGGAAAATCATGTTACAGTACTAGAGGACAGAAAGACTCAGGAAGTAGAAGAGGTCATGGAAACAATCACCAACGGGGCACAACTCAAGGATGGCATTCTGAAAAAAG AGATTGAGGCCTGTTCGCCGACTCCTGAGCAAGACAAAGCTGTCAGTGAACACAGCATCCCTCTAG GAGTGGAGTTCATCGTACCAAGAACGGGCTTCTACTGCAAACTGTGTGGATTGTTCTATACCAGTGAGGAGAATGCAAAGACGAGCCACTGCCGCAGCACTGTGCACTACAGGAACCTACAG AAATATCTATCCCAGCTGGCGGTGGAAAGTCTGTCGGATGCACTTTCTGGACCCACAGCTGCAAAGTGA